A genome region from Leptodactylus fuscus isolate aLepFus1 chromosome 6, aLepFus1.hap2, whole genome shotgun sequence includes the following:
- the LACTBL1 gene encoding putative beta-lactamase-like 1 — protein sequence MDGLPIQPSRKRGLSRKTPVQLKWTHLGLTVFFLVSITMTGCFIWQYKLPKQEPALVEEAIPPEVVQMCPRFPEPVPLDHPVPVLKEALEKVEKFLKNKTRTPGLPAMSAIVTYNDTVLWTGNFGSKNASDPLSITPNEYTIYRIASISKLFPAIMLYKLWEEGELNSLDDPLERYAANFSIKNPLGRRRHLERKYMADGLAFIEKGTQPVKSTAVTLRRMASQLSGLPRRLRSTSLLWNGTTQEAIELLRDDILVADPGTRCHYSTLAFSLLAHTLAEHTSEGEYQRWVADNILDRLGMEDTGFDFTPPIVSQMAVGFYGSGQVAPIYDLGWYRPSGQMYSTAADMAKLAMALLGTYHRRILEPDTLKTMLTPLFKCSTDYFANKTGTPWEVNEQFGYDIIRKDGDLDGYTATFSMIPKLHMSFIVLMSGARPQEEDIIAKTYNYLIPAIEKAFREAEKRLRPAPNPIPYIGYYTYENMTFYEIKVGPNGVLIMQQYGPHIEDLIPETYRTIQLHYLEERVLQVVFEKEFPCVLHLGSASVSLETQDRQLFNFYPYNSQGLSPGFDAPGLNTYNVLRIHKKFSN from the exons CCATCTAGAAAGAGAGGCCTCAGTCGGAAGACTCCCGTCCAGTTGAAGTGGACGCACTTGGGCCTAACCGTTTTCTTCCTGGTCTCTATCACAATGACTGGCTGCTTCATCTGGCAATATAAACTCCCGAAACAGGAGCCAG ctctggtGGAGGAGGCGATCCCTCCAGAAGTAGTACAGATGTGCCCCCGATTCCCAGAGCCTGTGCCTTTAGACCACCCCGTACCAGTCCTGAAGGAGGCTCTGGAGAAG GTGGAAAAGTTCCTAAAGAATAAGACACGCACACCTGGGCTTCCTGCCATGTCCGCCATAGTCACCTATAATGACACCGTACTATGGACTGGGAACTTTGGAAGCAAGAACGCATCTGACCCTCTTTCAATTACTCCCAATGAGTACACCATTTACCG GATCGCCAGCATCTCTAAACTATTCCCCGCCATCATGTTGTACAAGTTATGGGAAGAAGGAGAGCTGAACTCTCTGGATGACCCCCTGGAGCGATACGCTGCCAACTTTTCCATCAAGAACCCCCTGGGCAGAAGACGTCACCTAGAGCGCAAATACATGGCGGACGGATTGGCATTCATAGAGAAGGGAACACAACCAGTGAAATCCACCGCAGTGACATTACGCAGGATGGCGAGCCAGCTATCAG GTCTCCCACGGAGGTTGCGATCCACAAGTCTACTGTGGAATGGGACCACCCAGGAGGCAATTGAGCTTCTCCGTGATGACATCTTGGTGGCTGATCCTGGTACCAG GTGTCACTATAGTACCCTGGCATTTTCCTTACTTGCCCATACTTTGGCCGAACACACATCTGAAGGCGAGTACCAGCGCTGGGTGGCAGACAACATTTTGGACCGTCTTGGGATGGAAGATACAGGCTTTGACTTTACACCCCCAATAGTTTCTCAAATGGCTGTTGGCTTCTATGGCAGTGGTCAGGTGGCACCAATATATGATCTGGGTTGGTATCGGCCATCAGGTCAGATGTATTCCACTGCGGCAGATATGGCCAAGTTGGCAATGGCGCTCCTGGGAACATACCACCGACGTATTTTGGAGCCAGATACATTGAAGACAATGCTAACTCCGCTCTTCAAGTGTTCTACAGATTACTTCGCTAACAAAACTGGGACCCCCTGGGAGGTGAATGAGCAGTTTGGTTACGACATCATCCGCAAAGATGGTGACTTGGATGGGTACACCGCCACCTTTTCCATGATTCCGAAGCTTCACATGAGCTTTATTGTCCTGATGTCTGGGGCGAGGCCTCAGGAAGAAGACATCATTGCTAAGACCTATAATTATTTGATTCCAGCTATAGAGAAAGCATTCAGAGAAGCGGAGAAGAGACTCCGCCCGGCTCCAAACCCCATTCCTTACATTGGATATTACACCTATGAAAATATGACATTTTATGAGATCAAGGTTGGACCCAATGGAGTTTTGATCATGCAGCAGTATGGACCTCACATCGAAGACCTGATCCCGGAGACATATCGGACAATTCAGCTCCACTACTTAGAGGAAAGGGTCCTGCAGGTTGTCTTTGAGAAAGAGTTTCCATGCGTTCTGCACTTGGGCTCCGCATCAGTTTCACTAGAGACCCAGGACAGACAACTCTTCAACTTCTACCCGTACAACTCTCAGGGATTGTCTCCTGGATTTGATGCCCCAGGCTTGAACACCTATAATGTCCTGCGCATCCACAAAAAGTTCTCAAACTAA
- the LOC142209780 gene encoding neuromedin-U receptor 2-like, translating to MASVGQEDLFYICSVDLQLQSCNWTLHNDTWGSSQSQALVVQKLLSRILGPKMSSFFLPVSLTYLMIFLVGVAGNLLTCTVIARHRKMRTPTNLYLFSLAISDLMVLVFGMPLETYEMWHNYPFPFGEGGCYFKTFLFETVCFASILNVTALSVERYLAVVHPLKTKHVMTNARARRVISVVWCMSVLCAIPNTSLHGIYYIYLPSLEKVEESATCAMLKPKWVYNLIIQLTTIFFYFVPVSVITILYLLIGCQLTRERKFPIRRLGKSCKADVTWKIALESGKRRQITKMLSVVVIVFTICWAPFHVDRLLWSFIIEWTDSMHTAFQYVHILSGVFFYLSAAVNPIIYNLLSTKFRECFREIVCRNPEISLSYSSSPAFSKIHKSPSHVETLTVASGRAFSKEELKFLPLRLHSQLNWSRDEETSSM from the exons ATGGCGTCAGTAGGACAAGAAGATCTCTTCTATATATGTTCTGTAGATCTTCAGCTCCAATCCTGTAACTGGACCCTGCACAATGACACGTGGGGCAGCAGTCAGAGCCAGGCCTTAGTGGTACAGAAACTCCTCTCTCGTATTCTGGGCCCCAAAATGTCATCCTTCTTCCTGCCGGTGTCACTCACCTACCTGATGATATTCCTAGTCGGAGTAGCAGGAAATCTCCTTACCTGCACTGTGATAGCAAGGCACCGGAAAATGCGAACCCCGACTAATCTTTACTTGTTCAGCCTGGCCATTTCTGACCTAATGGTCCTGGTTTTTGGAATGCCGCTAGAGACGTATGAGATGTGGCATAACTACCCCTTTCCCTTTGGGGAGGGCGGCTGCTATTTTAAGACCTTCCTATTTGAGACGGTTTGTTTTGCTTCAATCCTAAATGTGACAGCACTGAGTGTGGAGAGATACTTAGCAGTAGTGCACCCCCTTAAAACCAAACATGTCATGACCAACGCACGTGCCAGGCGGGTCATCAGTGTTGTGTGGTGCATGTCGGTGCTGTGTGCCATCCCCAACACCTCACTGCATGGCATATACTACATCTACCTGCCATCCCTAGAGAAGGTGGAGGAATCTGCTACCTGTGCCATGCTGAAGCCTAAGTGGGTCTATAACCTGATCATCCAGTTAACCACCATCTTCTTTTACTTTGTCCCTGTCTCTGTTATCACCATCTTATATCTCCTGATCGGCTGCCAACTCACCCGGGAGAGGAAATTCCCAATCAGGCGGCTAGGGAAAAGCTGCAAGGCAGATGTTACTTGGAAGATAGCACTGGAGAGTGGCAAGAGGAGGCAGATCACCAAGATGCTTA GTGTGGTCGTCATCGTCTTCACCATCTGCTGGGCCCCATTCCATGTTGACCGCCTGCTGTGGAGCTTCATCATTGAGTGGACAGACTCCATGCACACTGCATTCCAGTATGTCCACATCCTGTCCGGTGTCTTCTTCTACCTGAGTgcagcagtgaaccccatcatctACAACCTCCTCTCCACCAAATTTCGGGAGTGTTTCCGTGAGATTGTCTGCAGGAACCCAGAGATCAGCCTGTCCTACAGCAGCTCTCCTGCTTTCTCCAAGATCCATAAGAGTCCTTCACACGTGGAGACCCTGACGGTGGCGTCTGGGCGAGCGTTCTCCAAAGAGGAGCTCAAGTTTTTACCCCTGAGGCTGCATTCCCAGCTAAACTGGTCACGCGATGAGGAGACGTCTTCAATGTAA
- the GUCA2A gene encoding guanylin, which translates to MWTLVVCLLALSHVSAEVMVKVGDFTFPLETVKKLKAVLDDKNQADSPVLSDHIISDQEICSNHALPELQELCNSNQPTLITETLHGLEQIADNMDACEVCAFAACSGC; encoded by the exons ATGTGGACCCTGGTAGTATGTCTCCTCGCTCTCTCGCACGTCAGTGCAGAAGTTATGGTGAAG GTGGGAGATTTCACCTTTCCTCTGGAGACTGTCAAGAAGCTGAAAGCAGTTTTGGATGACAAAAATCAGGCTGACAGTCCTGTACTGAGCGACCATATCATATCAGATCAGGAGATCTGCAGCAACCATGCGTTACCCGAACTGCAGGAACTGTGCAACAGTAACCAGCCCACCCTGATCACAGAGACGCTGCATGGACTTG AACAAATTGCAGATAATATGGACGCATGTGAAGTTTGTGCCTTCGCAGCCTGCTCTGGCTGCTAG